The DNA segment TCACCAGGTTTCCGTAACCTCGAGTATCGGTATCACTTTGTTTCCCCAGGATGGAGAAGATGTCGAGACATTGATGAAGAATGCCGATTTGGCCATGTACAACGCCAAACGCAGGGGGCCGAACGCGTTTTTGTTTTACCGGGATTTCATGAATGTTACGGTCCGGAAGCGATTGGCCCTGGAACACCATCTGCGCCGGGCCATTGCCGAAAATGAACTTTCGCTGCATTACCAGCCGCAGATCAACCTGACGACGGGCCAAGTCGTCGGGTTGGAGGCCTTGCTGCGCTGGGACAATCCGGAACTGGGTATGATCCCTCCGCTGGAGTTCATACCTATCGCCGAAGAGAACGGGCTGATCATATCCATCGGAGAGTGGGTTCTGCGCGCGGCCTGTACGCAAGCCAAGGCCTGGCTAGACCAAGGGGTGCCGCTGCCTCGGGTCGGGGTCAACATTGCGTTGTCACAGCTTATTCATGGCGGTTTTTTGGCGATGGTCGACGACGTGCTCGCCGAGACGACCTTGCCTCCTCGCTTGCTGGAAATGGAAATTACGGAAAGCATGCTGATGAGCGATCCCGACGGAGTGGCCCGGGTTCTTCACAAGCTGAGGGAACGGGGAATAAAGGTGGCCATCGACGATTTCGGCACGGGCTACTCCAGCCTGGGGCGGTTGCGGGACTTGCCCATCGATTGCCTGAAGATCGACCGCTGCTTCATCAGGGGCATCAGCATGGGCATGCGCGACGAGCCTATTCTAAACGCGATGATCGGCATGGCCGCGGCCCTGGATTTGCGAGTGGTCGCCGAGGGCGTGGAGTCCGCCGGACAGGTTGATTTTTTGCGTTCCAGCCATTGCCCGGAAGTCCAAGGCTTCTTGTTCAGCCACCCTCTCTCCGCGTCACAGGCTGAGATTTTTTTGCGTGATAATTCCCGGGCGAGAGAGTGATCCGGATTTGTCGGTCATTTCAGCCTCAAGGATACATACTCAAAGGAGCAGCGGATGGTGATTCGCCCCTTCACATCGCCCTGCAGTCCCGGATGAATCTGGTGGTGGGGACTGAAGTGCTAATAAAATGAAGAATATCTCCCGGATGAACCCCTCGGCCATGGGATCTGAACACACCAATCGTCGCGGCTTGGGCATCGCCCTGCGCACGGCCTTGCTGTCCTGGATGGTGAGCCTGGCCACCCTGGCCATCTTCGTCATGATGGTCATTCCCCAGCAGAAGCGAACGTTTTTACTCAATCTGGAATCCAAGGCCAACAGCGTGGCCGTCTCCCTGCGTGACGTGGCCGCCGGGGCCGCTGTCAACGAAGATTTCGCCAGCGTGATCAGTGCCAGTCTGACCTTGATTCAGGGCGATCCCGAAATCGACTTCCTGGTCGTCATGAAGAACGACGGCTATTCGCTGATCAACGATCACAACGGCTGGCGAGTCGAACCCCAGGCCGGTCCGTACTGGCATCCCAGCCAGCGTGTCGCCACCGGGGCTATTGCCGCGATTCCCGACTTCAGTCCCCGCACCTTTCACTACGCCCAGCCGTTCGATTATTCCGGCATCGAATGGGGCTGGATTCATGTCGGGCTTTCCTTGGCAAGCTACGACCAGAGCGTCGCGACCCTGTACCGAAACACGCTCATCCTGGCCTTGGGCTGCATCCTGTTCAGCTTTGCGGCCTCGTTGTTCTATGCGCGGCAGCTTGTCCAACCCATTTTGCGCTTGCGCGGGGTGGTCCAGCGCATCGCCGATGGGGATCTCACGGTACGCGCGGATGTGGCCCGGCAGGACGAGTTGGGCGCCTTGGCCGTGTCAGTGAACACCATGGCCGAAGCCTTGCTCCGGCGAGACCGCATCC comes from the Desulfonatronum sp. SC1 genome and includes:
- a CDS encoding bifunctional diguanylate cyclase/phosphodiesterase, translated to MNTFEANRRHRVLVIDDTPAIHEDFRKTLAVSEPTDKGLLDMESELFGVSAPEPDLGSFSVDFASQGREGVDMAVRAKAEELPYALAFVDGRMPPGMDGIETIRELWQSCPDLQIVLCTASADYSWRGIQTVLGTSDNLVILKKPFDTMEVLQLTHALTRKWALSREIKGRLYKLAYYDSLTDLPNRTFFLDRLEYLLKTNKRYGHTGALLFLDLDAFKRINDSLGHGVGDELLKVISLRMLDCLRGMVPVVRLDSGDMAARLGGDEFAVILSNLEQPDTAANVALRITEHLARPITVGSHQVSVTSSIGITLFPQDGEDVETLMKNADLAMYNAKRRGPNAFLFYRDFMNVTVRKRLALEHHLRRAIAENELSLHYQPQINLTTGQVVGLEALLRWDNPELGMIPPLEFIPIAEENGLIISIGEWVLRAACTQAKAWLDQGVPLPRVGVNIALSQLIHGGFLAMVDDVLAETTLPPRLLEMEITESMLMSDPDGVARVLHKLRERGIKVAIDDFGTGYSSLGRLRDLPIDCLKIDRCFIRGISMGMRDEPILNAMIGMAAALDLRVVAEGVESAGQVDFLRSSHCPEVQGFLFSHPLSASQAEIFLRDNSRARE